A window from Deltaproteobacteria bacterium encodes these proteins:
- a CDS encoding ComF family protein has product MVNIRPMQIPGRWRTGYVLDYHTLSSTYLGDDEYGHAMFDTKRSQVGELLYRLKYRSDKSALNQLAEVAARFVREWNPEVTILVPVPPSRVRAEQPLHLIAERLGTTIGIPVRWNGVTRVKETPELKNVYAYDERLRLLYGAHTVDASVLKGQKVLLFDDLYRSGATMNAITAALYDEGAVADVYALALTRTRSRS; this is encoded by the coding sequence ATGGTGAACATTAGACCAATGCAGATTCCCGGCCGATGGCGTACAGGGTACGTGTTGGATTACCACACACTTAGCAGCACGTATCTTGGTGATGACGAATACGGCCATGCGATGTTTGACACCAAGAGAAGCCAGGTCGGCGAGTTGCTATACCGCCTTAAGTACCGCTCGGACAAGAGCGCGCTTAACCAACTTGCTGAGGTCGCTGCAAGATTTGTTCGAGAATGGAATCCTGAAGTGACCATTCTTGTTCCTGTTCCTCCCTCCCGAGTGCGGGCTGAACAGCCACTCCACCTCATCGCGGAGAGGCTTGGAACAACGATCGGCATTCCCGTTCGCTGGAACGGTGTCACGCGAGTCAAGGAGACACCCGAGCTTAAGAACGTTTACGCCTACGATGAAAGGCTCCGTCTCCTCTATGGTGCACATACGGTCGATGCATCGGTCCTCAAAGGGCAGAAGGTTCTCCTATTCGATGACCTGTATCGGTCAGGAGCTACAATGAACGCGATCACAGCAGCGCTCTATGATGAGGGAGCTGTTGCGGACGTATACGCCCTGGCCCTAACTCGAACGCGGAGCAGATCATGA
- a CDS encoding pyridoxamine 5'-phosphate oxidase family protein, giving the protein MELFNKRPRIGTLSTANQRGEVNVAVFGSPQMIDENTVVMGMGKNRSFNNLQENPHAVFIVMEPGDTLMDWKGARVYLEALDVETGGGFYEQIKENITKVAGKAAGDMIHAAIRFKIAEVRPIVDVGS; this is encoded by the coding sequence ATGGAGCTGTTCAACAAGCGGCCGCGGATCGGAACCTTGAGCACGGCAAACCAAAGAGGCGAGGTGAATGTCGCCGTGTTCGGATCACCGCAGATGATCGACGAGAATACCGTGGTCATGGGGATGGGCAAGAATCGATCCTTTAACAACCTGCAGGAAAACCCCCATGCTGTCTTTATTGTGATGGAACCGGGCGATACCCTCATGGATTGGAAAGGCGCCAGGGTCTATCTGGAGGCCCTGGACGTGGAAACCGGGGGCGGGTTTTACGAGCAGATTAAGGAGAATATCACCAAGGTGGCCGGGAAGGCGGCCGGAGACATGATCCACGCAGCCATCCGGTTCAAGATTGCCGAGGTCAGGCCGATTGTGGATGTGGGGAGTTAG
- a CDS encoding insulinase family protein, whose translation MKILNKKIKARLRHRHALLMQMFWVILILFLTARLHAASVTDGAQRFTLDNGLTVILKQDKSAPVAAIQVWVKTGSANETAEEAGITHLIEHMIFKGTPSRATGEIARAIESAGGRINAYTSFDRTVYFVEIPSAEFDTGLGVLLDAVQHSLFDPEELEREKEVVLEEYRRSLDIPETQLAWDLMALSYQAHPYGRPIIGTEETIRSFDRQAILNYMDKWYTPRNMVLAAVGDFDTEKALKTITALVKDFPERTGKAPDRPQEPPQTGLRKVVKNDPVQQVYLNLVWHIPSLNHEDIYPLNVLETILDHGKSSRLYTRLKMDANLVYSVDAGTYALEDPGLFSLDAALGPDKLDPALRAIGEEISRIAAEPVSDAELAQARTISEADFVFDMEDMGGQARTLAFFQTMTGDMYHADSYTERIQKVTRADILRVARTYLKPENLTIGIMAPEGTRIALENQAIAAMFTPPEAEALQDVVKKSEKEPKPVMEVLPNGMRLILKEDHGIPGVSMTAAFLGGTRLETPGKWGISGFTAAMLTRGTQERTAAQIAATVESWAGRLNGFSGRNSLGASGRFLSKDLYAGLELLADVLLNPAFPPSEIDKVREDILAGIKAKKDRPTRELFDLFYETLYPNYPYGHPQSGTPETISSISRSDLETWYQSVAIPSNLVLTIVGDLNTDQVIPYVKTLFATFSPTDRKLPHIPAEPPLKQARMAHIQRPGAQTHLVVGYLGAGVGTRLDAPMSLIKTALAGQGGRLFTELRDRQSLAYAVMAFRSPGLETGAFGAYMATDPAKVEAAAKGIFEEMARIREEGLTEKELAAAKSYLLGNLQIGLQTNGSQAMQMTLDELYGLGYNHLPDHIRDIEAVTLEDIRHAAQEIILPDRYVLVTVGPGDGPTQAGSLTEHTEAQRISSR comes from the coding sequence TTGAAAATTCTGAATAAAAAAATCAAGGCACGGTTGCGCCATCGCCACGCGCTCCTCATGCAGATGTTCTGGGTCATTCTCATCCTTTTCCTCACCGCCCGGCTTCATGCCGCCTCGGTGACGGACGGGGCCCAACGATTCACCCTGGATAACGGATTGACCGTCATTCTCAAACAGGACAAGAGCGCGCCCGTGGCGGCCATCCAGGTCTGGGTCAAGACCGGAAGCGCCAATGAAACCGCTGAAGAGGCAGGGATCACCCATCTCATTGAACACATGATCTTCAAGGGCACCCCGTCCAGGGCCACCGGAGAGATCGCCAGGGCCATCGAGTCCGCCGGGGGCCGTATCAATGCGTACACCTCCTTTGACAGGACCGTCTATTTTGTGGAGATCCCCAGCGCCGAGTTTGATACGGGCCTGGGCGTCCTCCTGGACGCGGTCCAGCACTCCCTGTTCGACCCTGAGGAGCTGGAACGGGAAAAGGAGGTGGTCCTGGAGGAATACCGGCGTTCCCTGGATATTCCTGAGACGCAGTTGGCGTGGGACCTGATGGCCCTCTCCTATCAGGCGCACCCTTATGGGCGGCCGATCATCGGAACCGAAGAGACGATCCGTTCCTTTGATCGCCAGGCGATTCTCAATTATATGGACAAATGGTACACCCCCCGCAACATGGTGCTGGCGGCAGTGGGGGACTTTGACACGGAAAAGGCGCTCAAGACCATCACGGCCCTGGTCAAGGATTTTCCCGAAAGGACCGGAAAGGCCCCTGACAGGCCCCAGGAGCCCCCCCAGACAGGGCTCAGGAAGGTCGTCAAGAACGACCCGGTCCAGCAGGTCTACCTGAATCTGGTCTGGCACATCCCCTCCTTGAACCACGAAGATATCTACCCCCTGAATGTCCTTGAAACCATACTGGACCACGGCAAGAGTTCCAGACTCTATACCCGCCTTAAAATGGATGCCAATTTGGTATACAGCGTGGATGCGGGGACCTATGCCCTGGAAGACCCGGGCCTCTTCTCCCTGGATGCGGCCCTCGGTCCTGACAAGCTGGACCCCGCGCTCAGGGCCATCGGGGAGGAGATCTCCAGGATTGCCGCGGAGCCGGTCTCCGATGCCGAGTTGGCCCAGGCCAGGACCATTTCCGAGGCCGATTTTGTCTTTGATATGGAAGACATGGGAGGACAGGCCCGGACCCTGGCGTTTTTTCAGACCATGACCGGCGATATGTATCACGCGGACAGCTATACGGAGCGGATCCAAAAGGTGACCCGGGCCGATATTCTCCGGGTCGCCCGCACCTATTTGAAACCGGAAAATCTCACTATCGGGATCATGGCCCCCGAGGGGACCCGGATCGCCCTGGAAAACCAGGCCATCGCGGCCATGTTTACACCGCCGGAAGCGGAAGCCTTACAGGACGTCGTCAAAAAGTCCGAAAAGGAACCCAAGCCCGTCATGGAGGTCCTTCCAAACGGCATGCGGCTGATCTTAAAAGAGGATCATGGCATTCCAGGGGTATCCATGACCGCCGCCTTTCTGGGGGGAACGCGGCTGGAGACCCCGGGCAAGTGGGGCATCTCCGGGTTTACCGCCGCCATGCTGACCCGGGGGACCCAGGAGCGGACCGCGGCCCAGATCGCCGCCACCGTGGAATCGTGGGCAGGGAGATTGAACGGGTTTTCAGGGAGGAACAGCCTCGGCGCTTCAGGGAGGTTTCTGAGCAAAGACCTCTACGCCGGGCTGGAACTCCTGGCCGACGTGCTCCTCAACCCGGCCTTTCCCCCGTCCGAAATCGACAAGGTCAGGGAGGACATCCTCGCGGGCATCAAGGCCAAGAAGGACCGGCCCACCCGGGAGCTGTTCGACCTGTTTTATGAAACCCTGTATCCCAATTATCCCTACGGACACCCCCAGTCAGGGACCCCGGAGACCATTTCATCCATTTCCCGGTCAGACCTTGAAACATGGTACCAATCCGTGGCCATCCCCTCCAATCTGGTCCTGACCATTGTGGGAGACCTGAACACGGACCAGGTGATCCCTTATGTAAAGACCCTCTTCGCCACCTTTTCGCCCACAGACAGGAAACTCCCCCATATCCCGGCGGAACCTCCCCTCAAACAGGCCCGGATGGCCCATATCCAGCGGCCGGGGGCCCAGACCCATCTGGTGGTGGGATATCTGGGGGCAGGGGTCGGGACCCGGCTCGATGCCCCCATGTCGCTCATCAAGACGGCCCTGGCCGGTCAGGGGGGAAGGTTGTTCACCGAGCTGAGGGACAGGCAGAGTCTGGCCTATGCGGTCATGGCATTCAGGAGTCCGGGCCTTGAAACCGGGGCCTTCGGCGCCTACATGGCAACGGATCCCGCCAAAGTGGAGGCCGCCGCAAAGGGGATTTTCGAAGAAATGGCGCGGATCAGGGAAGAAGGGTTGACAGAAAAGGAACTGGCGGCGGCCAAGAGCTATCTTTTGGGGAACCTCCAAATAGGACTTCAGACCAACGGGAGTCAGGCCATGCAGATGACCCTGGACGAACTCTACGGCCTGGGCTACAACCACCTCCCTGACCACATCAGGGACATTGAGGCGGTCACCCTGGAGGATATCCGCCATGCAGCCCAAGAGATCATCCTTCCGGACAGATATGTGCTGGTCACCGTGGGACCCGGTGACGGCCCCACGCAAGCTGGATCTCTCACAGAGCACACAGAGGCACAGAGGATTTCATCTCGGTGA
- a CDS encoding BrnT family toxin produces MDIIWDKAKNIWLQANRGISFEEIADRIMDNSYLEILENPSRDNQMVFLLNIHDYTWVVPFLMDDKDRIVLKTAFPSRKFHGRYGGKHEDSNQ; encoded by the coding sequence ATGGACATCATCTGGGACAAGGCGAAAAATATTTGGCTTCAAGCCAACCGGGGAATTTCTTTTGAAGAGATCGCCGACAGGATAATGGATAACAGCTACTTAGAAATCCTTGAGAATCCAAGCAGAGACAACCAGATGGTGTTTTTACTGAATATCCATGACTACACATGGGTGGTTCCATTCCTGATGGATGACAAAGACAGGATCGTCCTGAAAACCGCCTTTCCAAGTAGAAAATTTCATGGCAGATATGGAGGGAAACATGAAGACTCTAACCAATGA
- a CDS encoding antitoxin, protein MKTLTNEERAIENSVDSMVPVSGDKRKRVESILGRAKKNRAISLRIAEFDLEKLKEKAENDGIPYQTLISMILHKYITNQLVEKSEVLKSIQLLQDQEGI, encoded by the coding sequence ATGAAGACTCTAACCAATGAAGAACGGGCTATTGAAAACAGCGTGGATTCCATGGTGCCGGTGTCAGGTGACAAACGGAAACGGGTTGAGTCGATTCTCGGCCGGGCCAAAAAGAATAGGGCCATCAGCCTGAGAATCGCTGAGTTTGACCTTGAAAAGCTTAAAGAAAAGGCCGAAAATGATGGGATCCCCTATCAGACGCTCATCAGCATGATCCTTCACAAATACATCACCAACCAGTTGGTTGAAAAGAGCGAAGTGCTGAAATCCATTCAGCTCCTGCAAGACCAGGAAGGGATCTGA
- a CDS encoding PIN domain-containing protein → MKVMFDTDIYISFIRNRTHSTELLRRGTTKYLSGVVLMELWAGIRNKRGERLLNQLQKPYMDAGRMVTLTPEQYIRIGEFFSDLPPMYKALSKKADFLNDVQIAHTAVSIGAVLYTEYAAHFDIIAKSMRQLKVAYL, encoded by the coding sequence ATGAAGGTGATGTTCGATACCGACATCTACATCTCTTTTATCCGCAACAGGACCCACAGCACCGAACTCCTGCGCCGTGGAACCACCAAGTACCTCTCCGGAGTGGTTTTAATGGAGCTTTGGGCCGGAATCAGAAACAAGCGGGGGGAAAGGCTCCTTAATCAACTCCAAAAACCGTACATGGATGCCGGTCGGATGGTTACGTTGACTCCTGAGCAATACATCCGGATCGGAGAATTTTTTTCAGATCTCCCTCCCATGTACAAGGCCCTCTCCAAAAAAGCGGATTTCTTGAACGATGTTCAAATTGCACACACGGCCGTTTCCATCGGTGCGGTTCTTTACACAGAGTACGCCGCCCACTTTGATATCATCGCGAAGTCCATGAGACAGCTTAAGGTGGCCTATCTTTAG
- the queF gene encoding preQ(1) synthase, which yields MAEAEGKIFEYEGPEKIRTDFLETFAFDSPHQYIKTETRELIAACPFSGLPDVGRLIIEYYPEGGKCIELKSLKYYVVSFRTVGLFQEGVTKRIYTDLKETLSTNRLKVTTIYNTRGGFDTTCSEGSL from the coding sequence ATGGCTGAGGCGGAAGGGAAGATCTTTGAATACGAGGGCCCGGAAAAGATCCGGACCGATTTTCTGGAGACATTTGCGTTTGACAGTCCCCATCAATACATCAAAACAGAGACGCGTGAACTGATCGCCGCCTGCCCCTTCAGCGGGCTCCCGGACGTGGGCCGTCTGATTATCGAGTATTATCCTGAAGGGGGGAAATGCATCGAGCTGAAATCCCTTAAATATTATGTGGTCAGCTTCCGGACGGTGGGTCTGTTTCAGGAGGGCGTGACCAAACGGATCTACACTGACCTGAAGGAGACCTTGTCCACGAACCGGTTGAAGGTGACCACCATCTACAATACGCGCGGGGGGTTTGACACCACCTGCAGCGAAGGATCTTTATAG
- a CDS encoding Eco57I restriction-modification methylase domain-containing protein: protein MDPKRKSQFGQFFTPASIARFMAEMFDVGGKEDCRLLDPGAGIGSLSAAFLDRWVSGGLNFRRIELHAFEIDKALLPYLNKTLAAYEDQAGLVPLIRNVDFVHAAADSLFGNLFAAALPGYTHAILNPPYKKIRSDSAHRAALRKVGIETVNLYSAFVALSLSLLDDQGELVAIIPRSFCNGPYYRPFRNFMLEQAVIKQIHLFSSRNKAFKDDDVLQENIIIRLERGGRQGPIRISTSTDESFDDLTVQEYPLERIIFPDDPERFIRVPTSFEINAIESSPAIRYSLNDLNIRVSTGPVVDFRVKEHLRQMPEAGTVPLLYPGHFSSKGTEWPKPAMKKPNAIRRNSETEKWLYPNGCYCVVRRFSSKEERRRVVANIVDPSKFGGSPLIGFENHLNVFHQDKKGLPKAVAAGLAVFLNTTAVDENFRAFNGHTQVNATDLNRMRYPSRETLIAVGEWALGRSELSQETIDEKLEGMAA, encoded by the coding sequence ATGGATCCCAAAAGGAAGTCGCAGTTCGGTCAGTTCTTTACCCCCGCATCCATCGCCCGCTTCATGGCAGAAATGTTTGACGTAGGCGGAAAGGAAGATTGTCGACTCCTTGACCCAGGAGCCGGGATTGGGTCTCTTTCCGCAGCGTTTTTGGATAGATGGGTGTCTGGTGGCCTCAATTTTCGGCGAATTGAACTCCATGCCTTTGAAATTGACAAGGCCCTCCTGCCGTATTTGAATAAGACGCTTGCGGCATATGAGGACCAAGCCGGTTTGGTGCCGCTGATCCGAAATGTCGATTTCGTTCACGCCGCGGCAGATAGCCTTTTTGGTAATCTCTTCGCCGCGGCACTACCTGGCTACACGCACGCAATCTTGAATCCGCCTTACAAAAAAATAAGAAGCGACTCCGCACACCGGGCCGCATTACGGAAAGTGGGAATCGAGACTGTCAATTTATATTCTGCCTTTGTCGCCTTATCGCTGTCTCTCCTTGATGACCAAGGAGAACTCGTTGCGATCATCCCCCGCAGCTTCTGCAATGGGCCGTATTATCGCCCTTTTCGCAATTTTATGCTTGAGCAGGCCGTGATCAAACAGATTCACCTGTTTAGCTCGCGCAACAAGGCATTCAAGGACGACGATGTCCTGCAGGAAAATATCATCATTCGATTGGAGCGTGGTGGTCGCCAGGGTCCGATACGCATTTCAACGTCAACAGACGAGAGTTTCGATGACTTAACCGTTCAGGAATATCCATTGGAACGGATCATTTTTCCGGACGATCCCGAACGATTCATTCGCGTGCCCACCTCGTTTGAAATAAATGCCATTGAATCCTCCCCGGCTATCCGTTATTCCTTGAATGACCTCAACATAAGGGTTTCCACTGGACCGGTGGTTGATTTCCGCGTAAAAGAACACTTGCGTCAAATGCCAGAGGCGGGTACCGTGCCGCTGCTCTACCCCGGTCATTTTAGTAGCAAGGGGACTGAATGGCCTAAGCCGGCCATGAAGAAACCGAATGCCATCCGGCGAAACAGCGAAACCGAAAAATGGCTTTATCCGAATGGATGTTATTGCGTGGTACGCCGATTTTCGTCCAAAGAAGAAAGAAGACGGGTTGTGGCCAATATTGTCGACCCTTCCAAATTCGGGGGCTCCCCCTTGATTGGCTTCGAGAACCATCTGAACGTCTTCCATCAAGACAAGAAGGGGTTACCAAAAGCAGTGGCCGCCGGTCTCGCCGTATTTCTTAACACGACCGCGGTTGACGAGAATTTTCGGGCGTTCAACGGCCACACGCAGGTTAACGCAACGGATCTTAACCGGATGAGGTATCCGAGCCGTGAAACGCTGATCGCCGTCGGTGAATGGGCCTTGGGACGCTCGGAACTCAGCCAGGAAACCATCGATGAGAAATTGGAGGGCATGGCAGCATGA
- a CDS encoding type II toxin-antitoxin system VapB family antitoxin, with product MPRMVKKTIELDQDHIDMARRIFGVRTDKQAVNKALEMVIIDDQIIEAHESVAGKGDLIEDIFR from the coding sequence ATGCCCAGAATGGTCAAGAAAACCATTGAACTGGATCAGGATCATATCGATATGGCCCGCCGGATCTTTGGGGTGAGGACCGACAAGCAGGCCGTCAACAAGGCCCTGGAGATGGTGATTATCGATGATCAGATTATCGAGGCCCATGAGTCGGTAGCCGGCAAAGGGGATCTGATTGAGGATATCTTCAGATGA